The nucleotide sequence AGGCGCAAGGGTCCTAAGAAGCTTCGTTGCGCGCGGGTAGCAGCTGCAATAGGGCCGCCCCCTTCCCAAAAAAACGACGCGCAGACACCCCAAAACCAACACGGTTCTCACGCCAATAAGGGAGGGAGGCGCTAAACTGGCCTCATTTGTCTGCGCGCCAAGTTTGTCCCACGCGTGAAGAATTGCAGCGGCCTGCACAGGCGCGCGGGAGAAGGAAGCGGACGCAGCGGTCCGCGAGAGCTTTATGGTGCCATTAGAAGCCCGTTAGTCTTCAAGTCGCCACAGGACGGACTAACCACACACGCGGCCCTTCCTCCGCCCCGGCCCCACATTCCTTCCCCTCAACTCTCGAAAGGAAGCGGCGCCTcgtcgcctccctccctccctcccgctctTGCGCCCTCCACCCCCTCTCCTTGCCTGTCGCGCAGGTCTCCGCTGCGGACGCCCAGCTTGGTCAGCTCGGCGCTCTCGAGGGGCAGCCCCTGGCAGGACTTGACCGGGTAGATGGCGAGGCTGGACACGGCGCCCACCCGCACCAGCTCTCGGCGTGCGCGGCGCCGGCCCCAGCGCCAGGCCGCGGCGGCTCCCAGGCCCACCACGGCGACCGAGGCGCAGAACAAGGCCAGGCGGGAGGACGGCAGCGCAGGCATCGAGAACCGGCCTAGCGACGCGGCCATGGTTGCCGAGGGGGAAACCGTGTCGCAGGCGGGAGAACTTTAACCCGAGGCGGGCCTAGGCCGGGCCATGCCTCCCTCGGCCCGGTTCCTTTGCCAGCTTCTCGCTGGGCGGGCGCCCCCGCCTTTATCCAGACGCTATGGCAGCTGGTATTGCGTTCTTGGGCAGACCTACTccaaagcaagccccattgagttcagtgagacttactcctgggtaagtgcctACGGGATTGCAACCCAagcgtgtgcatgtgtgcttcCTCTCACCGTTGGGTTTCTTGGCAACCCAGAGAGCTGtattttggggagggaggaaacacacacccctcccaaagAAAACAGCTGAAAGAATAGAAACACTCCACTTTCAGGGCTCAACATGAAAAAGTTATTAGGCAGAGAcctaaaaaaaacaaatcaatgagTTTTTACTCTTTGTGTTGGAACACTTTGCCACTTTCCTTTCAGGTCAGCCAGAATACCAGATTATACATCATGGTACCCACAGTGATGGATGGGACTTTGTAGATGCCCTAATTCTGTCACCTTCCCAAATCCACACATTATTTCACTACAAATGGCAGAGAGGGAGACTAAAGACAGTCCACCTCTCTCCCAGTTCCCCTTAGGCACTGAAGGCAGCTCCCATATAGGTGCAAAAGTGCATCTTCCACTTGAAACATCCATTTCTTCCAGTTGGGTATTAACTGATTAATATGCCATATTTTCCAGTTTTGGGATCATTcctttgtgtgtatatatgaaaAGTAAACTGACTGTTCCTTTCCAAAACTAACTTCAGGTTAAATCTGGGCATGTTGCCTGGTTTGGGGGGTGGAAATCATACTGGCAGACTTTGTAACAACATAGTGTATTTACATCAAATGAAAGAGTCCTATGgggagctgaaatttccaaaGCCGCCTACAGAATTTAGGTAGTCATGTACACTCACATGTAAGGAAACAATCACATCTGAAGTAGTCCTTTTTAGAGCAATACCTCTATACATGCATACATTATAGCCCCTTGCTCCAAGATATTGAGGTAGAGGAATAATTTATTGACTGGAAAACACATGAAGGTGCTTCAAAGAACAAAATATTACAATGCTAATTCAAGAACCATTTTGCATTGGCTTTTGACATTTGAAGTGTTTTATTTTTCAGACCCACCTTATTTTCGTGATCGTGAAGAAATTTTAACCCTTTTAATCTTGTGCTtcaatgttgtaacccacccaggAACCTTAAGGtgaatcttaataataataattttattatttataccccatctggtACTGGAttttcccagccattctgggtagcTCAAagcatatatcagaacatactaaaacatcaaacattaaaaacttcctgaattGGGGCTTATTGCGCAGAAGACTATCAGGATTTGTTTTTAGAACAAGTATATTCAGCTTAAGCAGGAATCAACTATTTATGAGCTGCTCAATGACATATATTGGGATACTGCACAGCTAGATCAGAACAATTCCCTTGTGAACTGCAGTTAAGacaagtatattaaaaaaaaatttaattacaTTGGGCTTGAGTCGTGTTTCACTCTACATTAAACTTCTGCTTTGGAAAAAGTAACCATTTATACTAAGAACTCAACTCCTTTAATATTTCCCTCTCTCAGTGACAATCTGCTGGGAATTATACTGTTAAGAGTCTGTTGTTTTTGTAGGAAAAAACTACCGTGACAAAATTCAGAGATAAAAGTTAAGCTTATTGAGATCTTTTATCTggtaaaatataaaagaaagatTACTTGGGTGTTTGGAACCTACTGGCATAGCCCAggcctttaaatgtgttttatagTTAATTATTCCCAAcaacaaagaattgtagagttggaagggactatgagggtcattTGAAGCTGCTTCTTGTTTTTAAACTCCCTAACACAGAGAGACGTTTATTAACAGAACTAAAACTGGTTGTAGAACGAAGTTGCTTCTCACCACCATAAAaggccttaaaaaaagaaagaaaagtatacAGCTGCACTATTTTGGTCCTTTTATTTTTTGGTGAGAAATAATTATTGCTCTTCTAACAGCTATCAACCTTTGCTACTCTTCTCCAAGACAGAAATCTGTCATTTTCACATACAAAGGAATACGCAGACTGGTGGTTTCTAGTTAACAGCACTATCGGCTGTACAGTATGCTTATTCAGAAGTATGTCCTACTAGGTCAACGAGGCTTACTCTCAGGAGAGCATACACAAGACTACAGTCTTGACGtggaatcctatacatgtctactgagGTATAAGTTCACgatttaattcaatggggcttaatctcagaagtgtataggattgcaacctaaattcCAGTTTCTTCAAGCTTCACTGTACATTTTGCTAGAAAATAGCACCGGGATATGAGGCAGCAGGGCAGTTGGAAAAGGAGGCACAGAGATACTTTTACCATGTGAAAAAGCTATAGAGACTCCACATTAGATACACATGTATACATTTAGTTCAGTTTACTAGCAACTATAAAAACTTTGGACAATGTTTTCAAATAATTTATCTCTGCTACTTCAGTCCAATGATTTTATGCAAGGAGGACACTTTTTATACATTCAAATAATGTTTCCCATATCAGATCACTTGCAACAATTGCAATTGGTGCAATTCTTCTTTGCACATGAAAGAACAAGGGGAGTCATGGTGCTTAGGAAACAACCTCCAACATTCACAGGGTAGGAGGAACCAAAAAGTATCAAAACGTGGCAAACTTTTCAACCCTGTATCAGACAATGTGTTTCTACAACTTATGGGGtggttgaacaagatgaaaaacaaaacatagtaCAGCAATATTCTTTTTCAAACCAATGGAACAATAGTTAGCTCTTCTTTCTTCATCCCTGAAGACGACTGAGCCTGCTGTCTCCACTTCCAACTCAGGCTGTAAGCAGATCTTGTGGCTTTAACAACTGGCCTAAGTTTTGTTTATTATCCCTTGTCCAGTCACCCTCTAACTCAACTTTTGCATGGTCTTGCCTAATGAAtagttctggagaacttgaaattcagccaatatttttttttggacTTTGGAATAAGTGAGCATCATTCCAAACAAGCTTAGCACTACTACGCACAACAGAAGATAATGCTAGCTGTGTTGCAATGAAAAAGATACTGAACACAAACGCTTGTCCTTTTGTGTTTTCTCAGTCTTGATCCTCTAAACCTGAAGTCAGTTTGCATGTAACGCGAAGCCAAACCATTGGCTtagcacagtggttctcaaagggtttgGCACGACACACTGGTgtagcaggagaggatggcaagcgtggcaggaagattcaaggacatcaaagaaacatttaaacatttcagtataggtccgtatagttaaagctatggttttcccagtaagtgatgtatgggagtgagagctggaccataaagaaggctgatcgccgaagaattgatgcttttgaattatggtgctggaggagactcttgagagtcccatggactgcaagaagatcaaacctatccattctgaaggaaatcagccctgagtgctcactggaaggacagatcctgaagctgaggctccaatactttggccacctcatgagaagagaagactccctagaaaagaccctgatgttgggaaagatggagggcacaaggagaaggggacgacagaggacgagatggttggatagtgttctcgaagctaccagcatgagtttgaccaaactgcagggggcagtggaagacaggagtgcctggcatgctctggtccatggtgtcacgaaaagttggacacgactaaacgactaaacaacaacaacataccataGTATAAAAGTATCTTTTTAATTTGCAAAAtatggatagatagatatcttttcaaaatgagcgcaagagcatcaagtgatactcTCATAAATCAAGCACTAGTCATCTTGATCTGAACAAGCATGCCTTCATACTCACCTATAATAATAGCATATTATTGTCATTACTGAATGCTATGTCGACCAGAAGAGCAGCTGAAGGACTGCACATGTGAAACagattacttatttataagatgtAATGGAGGTGCTGTTAGTAAGGTGAAAAAAGAGGGCAGCTGAAGAATGTTTAATGGCAAGTGAAGGATGTCAACTCGACTCTACACAAGAAATGATGTGGCAATGTGAAGAAATGATGGTCGTATGTTCAGAACAAAagtgggaaacctgattttaagatattttattatgttaatTTAATTTGGTATGATttttaataatttggaaaatttggaaaattcataaaaataaaataaacccatgGTTTGTCTTAAAACACCACATTTATTATTGTTGCATATAAGGTAGAAAAGATTCATTTAAAAAGGCCCCCAAACAATTATTTTTGGCACGGTTTTCATAAAAAACGTACAAAATAGTTCTTTTTATGATGTATTTTACACCATCAGATTGCCTTGTACACAATATCTCCAACTTGAATTGTTCCTGTTTTATCAATTCCGAAATACCATCCAAAGAGAGGGTGTGTGCTGTATATATGCCGTTCCGAAGGATCACAGAGGCGGTAACTGTAGAGAACAATAAGCCATCCACAAAATAGTTAAATATGCTTGTTTTCAAGTTAAGTGACTAAGAAAACATTTTTGTAAGAAGCTGATAGAAATACAGGATTTCCAAACATATAAAAAGTTTCACTTTGTTACTTTCATGATTGGCAAATTAGTAACAACTCTTTTTGGGAATAGATGCAAAGGACATCTCACAGTGACAAAACCACTGCCAAATTAACGTACTTACTAGAGAGCAAGCACTGATGAAATCAATAGGTCTTAACTTTTGAGTAAACCTGCTCAGAATTCCATTGCACACTAGTTGCATGGAAACTGGCTGCATTCAGGTCAACAGGCCTTCGTTTCGAGTGTTTTACTTACACGTCAGAGGGCTAAATTTGTTGATTAATCAGAGCTCTTGTGAAAAACATAGCAAATGAAGCACACTTAATTAAGAGGCTCTTTAatatttagaatcacagaactagaggtggaagggaccctgaggatcatctagtccaaccccctgaaatgcttgtatatgcagctgtcccatacagggatcaaacctgtaaACTTGGAgttatcaacaccatgctctaaccaactgagctactgcTTAAAATTTTTGCAGAGGATTACGCAGtgttagtcttttgcagcaaaaacacccAAGAGGCCTGTGGCACATTAAATACTAACACATTTCTTATGGGATATGTTTTTGAGGTTTACTGTCCATGTCCAatctgcatctgatgaagtagccTATAGTCCATGAAAGTCTGTGCCTAATACTGTaaatgttagtctttaaggtgccacaagacattttctagttttaaaaaataaggctGGAGCCAAAGTGTTAGGGCGTTTCAGCtcaaatcatagaaatgtagaactGGGAGGTACaaggagggtcatctagaccaaccccgaGCAAGGCAGGAAACCCAGACCATGTTCCCTTTGAAACCATGCCAGACCCTACTTAGCTTTCCAAATGTGCTAGTAGTTTTATTGCTGCGCCACCACACAGCAATTCTTTGCACATTTATCTGTGAATGGGTACCACTGGACTAAATgagggttacttctgagtagaggcTTGTACTAGTCATCTTGATCCTAAACAAGCATGCCATCATACTCACCTACAGTAACAACATATTATTGTCATTACTGAATGCTTTGTTGGCCAGAAAAGCAGCTGGCATGCTTCATTCCAAATATTAATTTGTTGTTTACTATTATATAATAATACTCGTTGGTTCAGCTATTACCATTAGATCATTAGGAACATTAAAGAGAAAAAGCAGAGCACATTGCACTCTTAAAAGTTGTTTTGTTGACAGATTTCATATTAGTAAGCATTCAGAATGGTCAGTTCAacaaataatgtattatttttaGTCTAGTTTTGCAAGTTTACTGCCTCACTAAAATGCAGAGAGAATTCCCACAGAACCAGGATTTCAAGACATGATCACATTTTGAGAGCTGCACACAATCATTAGTCTACCTGCTCAGATGACGGAGGAGGAACTCAGAAAATTTTTGTTACCTTTTCAAGGTTTCAAGAGGCTCTTTTCTGTCCATGATGCCAGTGTCTGGATCAACAGTAGTAAGTATACACCTGTAATGAAGAAACAGAATGAGATAACAGCAACCTCAAGTACTTCCTTGCTTCTTCAGATGCAATGCAAAATTGCTTACCTGGGGCAGCCCATTGCACCTTTCATTTCTGCACCACCAATAGTTATCTCATCCCAGGTATCCTGTGGAAATATAGTGTTCACAATATTAGGTCATTTGTAAGCTTTGCATGTAGAATGTGCTTCATTTCgtattttttgtttattaaatttataccttgcccttccTCCCGAAGGAGCCCAAGGCTGCACTAAAGAGTTCTACTTGCATATAAAAACTTGCACCCTTATAAATACAAAAGTACTTTGCTCCAAGtgacagtttaaaaataataccgtattttttgctctataagactcactttttccctcccaaaaagtaaagggaaatgtgtgtgcgtcttatggagcgaatgcaggctgcacagctatcaacagaagccagaacagcaagagggattgctgctttcaccgtgcagtgatccctcttgctgttctggcttctgagattcagaatattttttttcttgttttcctcctccaaaaactaggtgcgtcttgtggtctggtgcgtcttatagagcaaaaaatacggtaatttgctttttttgtaacacacacaccccacccccaatctgactaggttgccccggCCTCTCTGGGctgtttccaacagaatatacaaaaacacaagagAACATCACACAAtaaaagcttcccaatacagggcttcaAATATTCACGGAAGGTCATATAATTCTTTATCTCTCTGACATATACAAATGGAAAGGTATTGTTTGGTGAGGGGGATATTCCATGTATTACCTCCTCATGAGAACCGCAACCTGTGACCAGAATGTTTGGTCTGAAGTTGCATATTGTAACTTTCTTATCCAATCGGGTATTTAATTCTTCCAAAGACGCTTCAGAAAGCACCATAACCGGGCTACAGTCAGGATAGGCaatctagagagagagagattgttgcaAGACAGACAGCATTTAATCTGGCAGTGGCTGAttgccattttatttattgattaaaaCGTACATGGTTGTCCATTAACAGATATTCTCTGGGCTGCTTACAGAACAAAAAGGGAAAAACAACATCCCATATGCagtgattaaaaaacaacaactttcctCCTAGCAGAGGCGGAATAAAACTATTAACAGCTcagatttaaaagaaaacaaacaaaaggatcAGAAAGTTCAACGATTATTTAAATGTTTGCTTAAAAGGCCAGCCTGAATTGGTAATGACCATTAAAGGCCCCTTACAGCAGAAGGTGTGGATAAAATATTTGACCACAGGTATAGgggaaatgggacgcgggtggcgctgtgggtaaaacctcagtgcctagggcttgccgattgcatggtcggcggttcgaatccccgcggcggggtgagctcccttctttcggtcccagctcctgcccacctagcagttcgaaagcacccttaagtgcaagtagataaataggtaccgctttatagcgggaaggtaaacggcgtttctgtgtgctgcgctggtgctggctcaccagagcagcttcgtcacactggctacgtgacccagaagtgtctccggacagcgctggcccccagcctcttaagtgagatgggcgcacaaccctagagtcggacacgactggcccgtatgggcaggggtacctttacctttataggggAAATGGTTCTCAAAGATTTTTCAGTTTTAGTATTGGGTCTGTTGGATTTGTATGTAATGCCCTGGGCTAGTAGCTACTTGGAAAATGATTAAAAAGCGTTTCCTCCTTGTGAAGGAATCATGTTGTGTGATGGTGGTTTTTTTAGACCATTTATAGCGGATAGTAAATGTAATGGCTCTCAAGAATACTATACAAGTAGTGGTGTGGCAGAGAGCATTCTCAAAGTTCAAATAGCAGCAATTAATTGATGGCAACTGCAGAAGTATTGGGCAACAGTAGCAGTTCCAAAGTCTTTAGCCCAGTAAACAAACATGCTAAACTAGGTCACTCTATAGGGCAAGGGTAGGAAACTGGAGCCAaggggctggatccagaattCCCAAACATCCCACAGGCAGCTTTTGACAGAGCTGCCCATCAGGTAATTCAGCTTCAAAGAAATAATCAGGAGCATGCTCTAAGTGCActcctcctttcccctttttaattCGGCTCTGTGGGTTTACCTGTCATGACatcaggtgggtgtggtttgggaccAAACCATACTGTAGGCCAGGCcagggcaaactcggccctccagatgttttgggactacaactcccatgatgcctagctaacaggagcagtgctCAGgtatgatgagaattgtagtcccaaaacatctggagggctgagtttccctatgcctgctGTAGGCCAAATGGGGAGGGATCTACCATGCCTCATTAGACCCATGGGATAGGTTCTCCTTCACTGCTCTAGGGCACTGGGTAATTTCCCAATAGAAACTGAAACTTTCTGATGCAAATTACCTTATGCCAATTTTTCCAATTTGCATAGGAAAATTTTGCAATTCgtttttttttcaagaaaatcccCAGTGCTGTATACAAGtgccaacattttatttatttaaaaaccatataccACCCTTTAACAAGGCTTCTAGGGAGATTTacagaaacaataaaatacacaataagttacaatacataaaaagctTGGGAAAATAAACACCACAAGCACCTTACACCACATGCAGCCGCCAACACGGAGAAAACACTCAGCTTAAAGGTATAATAGGGACTTAAGGTGtgtacatttttgtttaggaagaCTTTCCCTCGGGTGTAACTCACGTCATTTAATCAAGTTCATCTCTGATTAAATTGTCATGTTGCTTCTAGAGCTGGTatgaattgttttattgtttttaggttagttgaatttattttattgttttcagaATATGTTTCCATATTCTATTTTGTTCTTAGCATATACACTGCTTCAATAGCTTTACGTTGtaaagcagtctataaatttattgaataaataaacaactactttCCCAGGAACAGGACTACTTTAGttgcttatttttatatttacatttttcattatgaattatttgtaTTGAATCAGATTGCTGCAGGACATGCGATCTttgttattctcccccccccccatttctatgCCTTATgtagaaaggcagcatacaaattaaaaatgaaatgagaatGAGAACTAGGAGAGCAGCATTTAGCTAATGAGATTATCAGGCTCATGGACTGCAGTTTAATGTAAGTGATCAACATTGTGCTTATCTCTGAAGAAAGCTTGACAACTAGAAACACCTGTCTGTTTAGTATCCCTCAACGCAACAGCCACCAAATTTGTAGGAATTTCCCACTTGCTTTTCAAAGGCAGAGGTCACTAGTTTGGTCAAGCCGGTCTTTGGAAAACAAGTTTAGACATGATAAAACGGTGGGAAAGGATAAGCAAAGGATGTAAAGGATCTGTTAATGTAAAGGCAACATCTAACTAAAGCAACAAAAACTTCTTATAGCAAATGCCATTGTTCAAACAATATTCTATTGGAGCCAAAATCCAGTTATTTTAAGCTTGTACTAGGGGTTTTCCAGCACCAACCTGCACATATAACTTATTTGCCTGCAATCCATTTATATTGGTCATTACTACTCAACTTAAACCAACagtaggttggttggttggttggttaagcTCATGAGACAAAAGAATATAACCTTTGAAAAGCAAATTCACACTACAAAACTATGTTTGTGGCACACTCCAAAGATCACTACAAAGTTGTTTTCTAACCTTATCAGTGGGTCGGAAAGGTTCCATAAGATCTTTTGAATTCCGAGGAACCATGTTCGGCTCAAAGTGAACTAAACGGTATGGTTCTGATTTCAGGAAAGTTGTGATCCACTGAGCTGCTTCTTCTCCACAGTCTCTGCCTTGGACATCAAAGCCAAACAGCCTGCAAGATTTGCGGGAGGCATCAGTACTATCTTTCCTAACAActgtaattaaaataattaatacTACAATGCTGGAGAAGGGGAGAAGCTAATCATTTTCTCAAATGGAATTCCCAACCCATACCTGTCATTTGCCCTATTAGAGAAAACATAGACAAAGCCAAGGACTTCACATGTTCAAAAACTACTCTTCCTAAAGCAGTTTAGGGTCAAATATAGAAAACCTCTACATACAGAAGCATAGTTTATGGTAACTTCAGAATGGACAATAAGGCTCAAAACTTGAAAATCAGTTGCATCGCACAAAAATAAATGACATTTACTGGTGTCATTTTGTGGTTAttgtaaagatttttttaaatggaggATTGCCTTTTAAGCCAACTCTATTGCTGTAgcttggtggggaggggaataTTAAGAATTATGTACAACAACTAAGAGGTGACATATAGAGAAGTCTAAAGCACCTGCAATTCTGCACTGGGTTTTTGACCGACAGTTGGACGGGAATACGAAGATCCTTCATTTCTGGAGCTCTCAGAGTTAAACAGCCATTTTCACTGGAGACAGAAATCAATACTAGCTGAGGCTCTTGCCGAGCGGTCACTGTATGTCCATCTTCTTTTATTACAAGCCAACACCTGAGTTAGAAACAGACCAAAATTGAAAGCTGATAAGGCTTTATACATCTGATGGAAATGGACAGTAGCCCACAAAAGCTTAAGACATACATTTCAGTCTTCATGGTGCCACAATACTTTTTTGCTCTACTGAAAGGTGAAGCAggcaaaagaagaggaagaatacGCTTGTCAGTTTTTGAAATGGCCCTTGTAGCTGCCCCTTTAACAACAGCACTTTCATCTGTTGCAAATAGCAGGTGATAATGTTTAATGCCATGTCTTGAAGAGCTTCCTCTAGTGTTTTCTGTTTGCCAAAGCTCTGTTAAAAGGGAAAGAAGCAAGCCAAGCAAAAACCCTAAGGAGAAAGAAGCATggtaagtacaatggtacctcgggttaagtacttaattcattccggaggtccgttcttaacctgaaactgttcttaacctgaagcaccactttagctaatgaggcctcttgctgctgccgcgctgccggagcacggtttctgttctcatcctgaagcaaagttcttaacttgaagcactatttctgggttagcggagtctgtaacctgaagcgtatgtaatccgaggtaccactgcacagtggAGAAAGCTCACTTCTCTTTCGGGAGGGACAGGATACAGCCTGACAGAAAGCAAAACACCAACGACAGGGAATGCCAGCACCAAGAACTGTACTGAGTTGTACAACTGGAGAAGAGGAAAGCCAGGGTGAAAGGTGTCAAGATTCAAAAGGTCTTACATTCTGAAGAAAAGGGTTAAGTCCCTACTCACAGTCTGAGTTGCACATCATAACCAGGTAAAAATGCCATTATATTCCACCCTCTGCCACTGCCCTTGTTTTCTTCCATGTAAAAAGGCTCATGGGGGCAGGAGTCTGtgtgttgggggtgggagagTGAAAGGAGATTAAGCTTAACTTGGCACTTTCAGGGTGTTTTGACTATGGTATGTGCTTCTCTTTTTCACAGCAAAGTGCTGTTTAAAGGAACCTATTTCCAGAACAGGCACGGGCAGCTGTAACCTTTATCTCACTTGGAGCAGTTTCGTTTTACTGTGAATCAAGCAATTTATataaagggctgtcatgtggaagacagaactagcttgttttctcctgctctggagggcaggacttgaaccaatggcttcgccttcaaagttacaagaaaggagattccaactaaacatcaggaagaactttctgaatagtaagagctgtctgacagtggaacagactccctcaggagattgtgatctctccttccttggaagtttttaaaagcagaggttagatggccatctgtcatggaagctttggttgagattcctacattggacTACATgactagggtcccttccaactttacaataggGCTAGACTTCTGTGTGGAAGGACTGTAAACTCATTGTAGTTCTACTACTCAAAAACAAATCCCTGATCCAGGAATTGTTAACTGTATGT is from Podarcis raffonei isolate rPodRaf1 chromosome 3, rPodRaf1.pri, whole genome shotgun sequence and encodes:
- the LOC128411111 gene encoding mitochondrial amidoxime reducing component 2-like isoform X2, with product MEENKGSGRGWNIMAFLPGYDVQLRLCWLVIKEDGHTVTARQEPQLVLISVSSENGCLTLRAPEMKDLRIPVQLSVKNPVQNCRLFGFDVQGRDCGEEAAQWITTFLKSEPYRLVHFEPNMVPRNSKDLMEPFRPTDKIAYPDCSPVMVLSEASLEELNTRLDKKVTICNFRPNILVTGCGSHEEDTWDEITIGGAEMKGAMGCPRCILTTVDPDTGIMDRKEPLETLKSYRLCDPSERHIYSTHPLFGWYFGIDKTGTIQVGDIVYKAI
- the LOC128411111 gene encoding mitochondrial amidoxime reducing component 2-like isoform X1, which codes for MAGSALQSLPKPRPGWLLASAGLAVLVVLGAAAAWRRRRSLCPGRRELKPVGRVSGLFIYPVKSCRGVAVERAEVTELGLRNGDLGDRCWLVIKEDGHTVTARQEPQLVLISVSSENGCLTLRAPEMKDLRIPVQLSVKNPVQNCRLFGFDVQGRDCGEEAAQWITTFLKSEPYRLVHFEPNMVPRNSKDLMEPFRPTDKIAYPDCSPVMVLSEASLEELNTRLDKKVTICNFRPNILVTGCGSHEEDTWDEITIGGAEMKGAMGCPRCILTTVDPDTGIMDRKEPLETLKSYRLCDPSERHIYSTHPLFGWYFGIDKTGTIQVGDIVYKAI